From Methanomassiliicoccales archaeon LGM-RCC1, one genomic window encodes:
- the rpsB gene encoding 30S ribosomal protein S2, with protein MSEEETYVAPGTDLLVEEDIYLTSGVHIGTQQKSADMKDFIYKVRQDGLYVLDVKKTDDRLRDAASFLARFDSKRILVVSARQYGQKPAREFSKAIGAPAFAGRFVPGTLTNPLNPAFIEPEVLVVTDPSADKQALNEALNLGIPIVALCDANNETRNVDLVIPTNNKGRRALACIYWILAREVLTRRGDLKDPNDFQLSIDDFEAKLI; from the coding sequence ATGAGCGAAGAGGAAACATATGTAGCACCGGGAACCGATCTCCTGGTGGAAGAGGACATCTACCTTACATCCGGAGTACACATCGGAACACAGCAGAAATCCGCCGACATGAAGGACTTCATCTACAAGGTCAGGCAGGACGGACTGTACGTTCTCGACGTCAAGAAGACCGACGACAGGCTCAGGGACGCAGCTTCCTTCCTGGCAAGGTTCGACTCCAAGAGGATCCTCGTCGTCTCAGCTAGACAGTACGGACAGAAGCCCGCAAGGGAGTTCTCCAAGGCAATCGGAGCACCCGCATTCGCAGGCCGTTTCGTCCCCGGTACCCTCACCAACCCCCTGAACCCCGCGTTCATCGAGCCCGAGGTCCTGGTCGTCACCGATCCTTCGGCAGACAAGCAGGCACTCAACGAGGCCCTTAACCTCGGAATCCCCATCGTCGCACTGTGCGATGCCAACAACGAGACCAGGAACGTCGACCTCGTCATCCCCACCAACAACAAGGGAAGGCGCGCACTCGCATGCATCTACTGGATCCTCGCAAGGGAGGTCCTCACCAGGCGCGGAGACCTCAAGGACCCCAACGACTTCCAGTTGTCCATCGACGACTTCGAAGCTAAGCTCATCTGA
- a CDS encoding pyridoxal phosphate-dependent aminotransferase encodes MKAEGVDIVSFSMGEPDFTTPSNIIDAACDSLHAGFTHYTPSTGIPELRKAIADYTKKNDGVPCDASNVLVTPTKQAIFMTCLAYIDPGDEVILPDPSWVSYEACVRLAGGVPVYIPTKFEDGFVVDPALIEAAITPKTRMIILNTPTNPTGAVIPADKLKQIADIAIKHDIKVMSDEIYSAIIYEGKHVSMASFPGMFDHTILISGLSKTFAMTGWRLGWAIAPAEDIKNINKLQSHSISCCTSFVQKAAVEALTGPQDSKFEMVKAFKKRRDLALDLIADIPGMECNVPNGAFYLFPKYNKDIPSAKLAEILLKEGHVAVTPGTAFGPGGEGFFRISYATSEDQIREGISRIKSTLSKL; translated from the coding sequence ATGAAGGCCGAAGGCGTGGACATCGTGTCCTTCTCGATGGGAGAACCGGATTTCACTACACCGTCCAACATCATCGACGCGGCATGTGATTCCCTGCACGCGGGATTCACTCACTATACCCCTTCCACGGGTATTCCCGAGCTCAGGAAGGCCATCGCCGATTACACCAAGAAGAACGACGGAGTCCCCTGCGACGCATCCAACGTTCTGGTCACACCCACCAAGCAGGCCATATTCATGACCTGTCTAGCATACATCGATCCAGGTGACGAGGTCATCCTGCCCGATCCATCATGGGTTTCATACGAGGCATGCGTCCGTTTGGCCGGAGGCGTCCCCGTCTACATCCCTACGAAGTTCGAGGATGGATTCGTTGTAGACCCTGCACTCATCGAGGCTGCTATCACCCCTAAGACCAGGATGATAATCCTCAACACCCCAACGAATCCTACCGGTGCGGTCATACCAGCTGACAAGCTGAAGCAGATCGCGGACATCGCGATCAAGCATGACATCAAGGTCATGTCCGATGAGATATACAGTGCTATCATCTATGAGGGAAAGCACGTCTCTATGGCCTCATTCCCCGGCATGTTCGACCATACCATTCTCATTTCCGGTCTCTCCAAGACCTTCGCGATGACGGGATGGAGGCTGGGATGGGCAATCGCTCCGGCCGAGGATATCAAGAACATCAACAAGTTGCAGTCGCATTCGATCTCATGCTGCACGTCCTTTGTTCAGAAGGCTGCGGTGGAGGCCCTCACCGGACCCCAGGATTCCAAGTTCGAGATGGTCAAGGCGTTCAAGAAGAGGCGCGATCTGGCACTCGATCTGATCGCGGACATTCCCGGCATGGAGTGCAACGTTCCCAACGGAGCCTTCTATCTCTTCCCGAAGTACAACAAGGACATCCCATCGGCTAAACTCGCCGAGATCCTCCTCAAGGAAGGCCATGTCGCCGTCACCCCCGGTACCGCATTCGGACCTGGCGGAGAGGGATTCTTCAGGATCTCCTACGCCACATCCGAGGACCAGATCAGAGAGGGCATCTCGAGGATCAAATCCACGCTCTCGAAGCTCTGA
- a CDS encoding SMR family transporter — translation MTDLGLLWVILAGLMEPIWMVSLQKYNESKNILWGGVVLAFMFIGPACLSMATEGTLQISIAYAVWVSIGTVMTTLVGWLMYKDPIDRYTLLYIAMVVVGVAGFDLVVG, via the coding sequence ATGACCGACTTGGGATTACTATGGGTGATACTCGCAGGGCTCATGGAGCCTATCTGGATGGTATCCCTTCAGAAGTACAACGAGAGCAAGAACATCCTCTGGGGAGGAGTGGTTCTTGCATTCATGTTCATCGGACCCGCATGTCTGTCCATGGCCACTGAGGGGACTCTGCAAATCAGCATAGCCTATGCTGTATGGGTGAGTATAGGTACGGTCATGACGACCCTGGTGGGATGGTTGATGTACAAGGATCCCATTGATCGCTACACCCTTCTTTACATCGCGATGGTCGTGGTAGGCGTCGCTGGATTCGATCTGGTGGTAGGATGA
- a CDS encoding glycerol dehydrogenase → MNARETAWRVFATELNSSTLEIKATEEKAPSYIVTPLGAKINRVLIAGVMTEKENTGSEEEPMWRARIQDVSGSFYINVGRFQPEAAATMADLEAPCFVAAVGRVRAYNADDGRVLISVRPEHVIPITEDVRKEWILETAKSTWRRLTNTKRVLGMGDATEQDLIKAGMSPVEAFGITYALDNYGQMPDSSLYLKTIQAALRMLLPDRDVDLGFPEDLSGEPDEIEIPENGASGNNSAQLEDMILNLLEELDTDGKGAPREELERRAEAEGISSIELEEVSNTLMDKGLVYEPNLRYLKRI, encoded by the coding sequence ATGAACGCCAGAGAGACCGCATGGAGGGTGTTCGCCACCGAGCTGAACTCATCCACGCTGGAGATCAAGGCCACCGAAGAGAAGGCCCCGTCCTACATCGTCACACCTCTCGGTGCGAAGATCAACAGGGTCCTCATCGCCGGGGTCATGACCGAGAAGGAGAACACCGGAAGCGAAGAAGAGCCCATGTGGAGGGCCAGGATACAGGATGTGTCCGGCAGCTTCTACATCAACGTCGGAAGATTCCAGCCCGAGGCGGCTGCGACGATGGCCGACCTGGAGGCTCCGTGCTTCGTCGCGGCGGTCGGAAGGGTCAGAGCCTATAATGCCGATGACGGCAGGGTTCTGATATCGGTCAGACCGGAGCACGTCATCCCCATCACAGAGGACGTCCGCAAGGAGTGGATCCTCGAGACCGCCAAATCCACATGGAGGAGGCTGACCAACACCAAGAGGGTGCTCGGCATGGGCGACGCGACGGAACAGGACCTCATCAAGGCTGGAATGAGCCCGGTGGAGGCCTTCGGCATCACATATGCGCTGGACAATTACGGTCAGATGCCCGACTCTTCGCTGTACCTGAAGACCATCCAGGCAGCGCTGAGGATGCTCCTGCCCGACAGGGATGTGGATCTCGGATTCCCCGAGGACCTTTCCGGAGAGCCCGACGAGATCGAGATTCCCGAGAACGGTGCATCAGGAAACAACAGCGCTCAGCTGGAGGACATGATCCTGAATCTGCTGGAAGAGCTGGACACCGACGGCAAGGGAGCCCCCAGGGAGGAGCTCGAGAGAAGAGCCGAGGCCGAAGGCATCAGCAGCATCGAGCTCGAGGAGGTCTCCAACACCCTGATGGACAAGGGACTCGTCTACGAGCCCAACCTCAGATACCTCAAACGCATTTGA
- a CDS encoding multiprotein bridging factor aMBF1 yields MICEMCGKEVPLTKTVIVEGSRLNVCPNCARFGEDYRANQSGAPISSSVIDQRLEKRERRMKTKDIYAGSSSTELIDDYGTVIREAREAKGMDLEQFAASILEKKGTLSKIEANALVPDDKIIKKIEKALGIKLTETVQTGVTVGGGNSGNKMTLGNFIKKE; encoded by the coding sequence ATGATCTGCGAGATGTGCGGAAAAGAGGTCCCTCTGACGAAGACTGTCATCGTCGAGGGAAGCAGGTTGAACGTCTGCCCCAACTGCGCCAGGTTCGGGGAGGACTACAGGGCCAACCAGAGCGGTGCGCCTATTTCATCCTCAGTCATCGACCAGAGGCTCGAGAAGCGCGAGAGGAGGATGAAGACCAAGGACATCTACGCCGGCAGCTCCTCCACCGAGCTCATCGACGATTACGGTACCGTGATCAGGGAGGCACGCGAGGCGAAGGGAATGGACCTGGAGCAGTTCGCGGCATCCATCCTTGAGAAGAAGGGTACGCTGTCCAAGATCGAGGCCAATGCGCTGGTCCCCGACGACAAGATCATCAAGAAGATCGAGAAGGCCCTCGGCATCAAGCTGACCGAGACCGTCCAGACGGGAGTCACTGTGGGTGGAGGCAACAGTGGCAACAAGATGACTCTCGGCAACTTCATCAAGAAGGAATGA
- a CDS encoding formate--phosphoribosylaminoimidazolecarboxamide ligase, translating into MVPKKRIDEILDGYDPKDITIATLCSHSSLQIFHGAKKLGFKTLGLTISHSTKYYDAFPLGKPDEIIKYKDFDDMESRVDELYDRNAIIIPHGSFVEYMGSKRFSDYPVPSYGNREVLNWESSREKQREWITSAGVSMPEIITEPKDIDRPVMVKYNGAKGGKGYFIAMDYNGFKLAVDPDESYNIQEYCLGTRYYMHFFYDPLKHDGYRCAEGGSLELMSMDRRDESNIDELYKLGNIDELKKVGMYPSFVVTGNTPVVLRESLLPKAFDMAEKVVDKSYELFGGMWGPFCLETVVNDKLQFKAFEISTRIVAGTNPFISGSPYADLIYPGMSTGARMAMHIKEAAETGKLKDIVS; encoded by the coding sequence ATGGTACCCAAGAAGAGAATCGATGAAATCCTTGACGGCTACGACCCTAAGGATATTACGATCGCTACCCTCTGCTCCCACTCCTCGTTGCAGATTTTCCACGGAGCTAAGAAGCTGGGGTTCAAGACATTGGGATTGACCATTTCGCATTCCACCAAGTACTACGATGCGTTCCCACTCGGAAAGCCCGATGAGATCATCAAGTACAAGGACTTCGACGACATGGAATCCCGTGTCGACGAGCTCTACGACAGGAATGCCATCATCATACCCCACGGGTCCTTCGTCGAGTACATGGGGTCCAAGAGGTTCTCAGACTACCCTGTCCCGTCATACGGGAACCGTGAGGTACTGAACTGGGAGTCCAGCAGGGAGAAGCAGAGGGAATGGATCACCAGCGCTGGGGTATCGATGCCCGAGATCATCACCGAGCCAAAGGATATCGACAGACCGGTCATGGTCAAATACAATGGGGCCAAGGGCGGAAAGGGTTACTTCATCGCCATGGACTACAACGGATTCAAGCTCGCGGTAGATCCCGACGAGTCTTACAACATACAGGAGTACTGCTTGGGAACAAGGTACTACATGCATTTCTTCTACGACCCGCTGAAGCACGACGGGTACAGGTGCGCTGAGGGAGGGTCCCTCGAGCTGATGTCCATGGACCGTAGGGACGAGTCCAACATCGATGAGCTGTACAAGCTCGGTAACATAGACGAGCTGAAGAAGGTCGGAATGTACCCCTCGTTCGTGGTTACCGGGAACACCCCTGTCGTCCTGAGGGAATCGCTGCTCCCGAAGGCGTTCGACATGGCGGAGAAGGTCGTCGATAAGTCCTACGAGCTGTTCGGAGGAATGTGGGGACCGTTCTGTCTGGAGACAGTCGTCAACGACAAGCTTCAGTTCAAGGCATTCGAGATCTCTACCAGGATCGTCGCGGGTACGAACCCGTTCATCTCCGGCTCCCCCTATGCCGACCTGATATATCCCGGAATGAGCACCGGCGCCAGGATGGCCATGCACATCAAGGAAGCCGCTGAGACGGGCAAGCTGAAGGACATCGTATCCTGA
- a CDS encoding DNA-directed RNA polymerase subunit K, translating to METHSKYTRFEKARIIGARALQISYGAPVLTDYPEDMLDPIDIAMLEFDKDLIPITVVRN from the coding sequence ATGGAAACACACAGTAAGTACACAAGATTCGAGAAAGCAAGGATCATCGGAGCGAGGGCACTGCAGATCTCATACGGAGCGCCCGTACTCACGGACTATCCGGAGGATATGCTTGACCCTATCGATATCGCCATGCTGGAATTCGACAAGGATCTCATCCCGATCACTGTCGTCAGGAACTGA
- a CDS encoding DUF2240 family protein: MTDELTVCAAAFFRSIGKDVSKPDEFVMITSLELKWMSPSDSKLLLNRLLSDGAIVKKGDYIRPATDFSGMDLPLAYKPSKELVDSLHKPATAPSKKNPEPDLFHVLIDVAKENGIQTKDFVPACSRIQKRLDIDIAAAALIVLRDNGIDVGPYTDKVYEGIRSR, from the coding sequence ATGACCGACGAGTTGACCGTCTGCGCAGCTGCGTTCTTCCGCAGCATCGGTAAGGATGTCTCCAAACCGGACGAGTTCGTCATGATCACGTCCCTGGAGCTCAAATGGATGTCGCCGTCGGATTCCAAGCTCCTCCTCAACCGCCTGCTGAGCGATGGGGCCATAGTGAAGAAAGGGGACTACATCCGCCCCGCTACAGATTTCAGCGGAATGGACCTCCCGCTGGCGTACAAGCCCTCCAAGGAGCTGGTGGATTCGCTGCACAAGCCTGCAACGGCACCAAGTAAAAAGAATCCGGAACCGGACCTCTTCCATGTTCTGATCGACGTCGCCAAGGAGAACGGGATACAGACGAAGGACTTCGTCCCCGCATGCTCCAGGATCCAAAAGAGACTGGATATCGACATCGCGGCCGCCGCCCTGATTGTTCTGAGGGACAACGGTATCGATGTCGGCCCCTACACCGATAAGGTGTACGAGGGTATTCGCAGCCGATGA
- a CDS encoding single-stranded DNA-binding protein: MDELTPHIQELQRVLGDKIDEEQLAEELNKYLNEYHVNIDAAKRGIIRKYGGTDTSTFVTGNSLVKKIGELTGSEQNVDITAKVVFVDNKEITVKGLPKIIISGILADETGSASFTVWEPGALSLAKGTDYIFRNCYCKTWNDKVQINIGNRGRVENYSGPKIEPQERQISAGPVTEVKIGSIKEGMGSVTVTGKIVSVETREITAKGEPKTVYSGVIADDTGKIQFSAWSDFGIKEGESLCIQNAYIRSWKGIPQLNLGDRCEVSRVDEIADVIDTSVNKKTVDEISRIGGGLDITLEGLVVDVRQGSGIIRRCPQCNRSMLNGTCTTHGMVEGITDLRLKIVLDDGTGAIGAIINRADTEKLTGVTLQAAQGLAAAQGEGVVGREITGKILMKRISVTGNVMSDDYGPSIIVKSADCVKIDLEEEAGKLLDEVEAAI; the protein is encoded by the coding sequence ATGGATGAACTAACACCCCATATTCAGGAATTGCAAAGGGTGCTCGGAGACAAGATCGACGAAGAACAGCTCGCAGAGGAGCTGAACAAATATCTCAACGAGTACCACGTGAACATCGATGCCGCCAAGAGGGGCATCATTAGAAAGTACGGAGGTACCGATACATCCACTTTCGTGACCGGCAACAGCCTGGTCAAGAAGATTGGCGAGCTCACGGGCTCGGAACAGAACGTTGACATCACGGCCAAGGTCGTTTTCGTGGACAACAAGGAGATCACGGTCAAAGGGTTGCCCAAGATCATAATCTCGGGAATCCTCGCTGACGAGACCGGCAGTGCATCATTCACCGTATGGGAGCCTGGAGCGCTCTCACTGGCCAAGGGAACGGACTACATCTTCAGAAACTGCTACTGCAAGACCTGGAACGACAAGGTCCAGATCAACATCGGGAACCGCGGCCGCGTGGAGAACTACTCCGGTCCCAAGATCGAGCCTCAGGAGAGGCAGATCTCGGCTGGACCCGTGACCGAGGTCAAGATCGGATCCATCAAGGAAGGCATGGGAAGCGTCACCGTGACAGGCAAGATCGTCTCCGTGGAGACCAGGGAGATCACCGCCAAGGGCGAACCCAAGACCGTGTATTCAGGTGTCATCGCCGACGACACCGGGAAGATCCAATTCTCAGCATGGAGCGACTTCGGCATCAAGGAGGGGGAATCGCTGTGCATCCAGAACGCCTACATAAGGTCCTGGAAGGGCATTCCTCAGCTGAACCTCGGCGACAGATGCGAGGTCAGCCGCGTAGATGAGATCGCAGATGTGATAGACACATCGGTGAACAAGAAGACCGTCGATGAGATCAGCAGGATCGGCGGCGGTCTGGACATAACGCTTGAAGGCCTGGTGGTCGATGTCCGCCAGGGTAGCGGTATAATCAGGAGATGTCCCCAATGCAACCGTTCAATGCTGAACGGGACATGCACCACCCACGGCATGGTGGAGGGCATCACGGACCTGAGGCTCAAGATCGTCCTGGATGACGGAACTGGTGCCATCGGGGCGATAATCAACCGTGCCGACACAGAGAAGCTCACAGGAGTGACCCTGCAGGCAGCCCAGGGATTGGCTGCGGCTCAGGGCGAGGGCGTCGTCGGAAGGGAGATAACCGGAAAGATCCTGATGAAGAGGATCTCCGTCACCGGCAACGTCATGAGCGACGACTACGGTCCGAGCATCATCGTCAAATCGGCAGACTGCGTCAAGATCGACCTTGAAGAGGAAGCTGGAAAGCTCCTTGACGAAGTGGAGGCGGCAATATGA
- a CDS encoding class I adenylate-forming enzyme family protein translates to MTTPSEERVWMSLYSPDIPPMPEMSAYRYIRTSNANREDEVVLDFFGSSIKHSELWDMIERIAASLDAIGIKEDDVITLVTVAVPESIALFYALNKIGATANTIDPRMDRESILQRAETSGIKKAFVLDAVYERAGNVLTKNGYTLYVIPSTGSVSALKRMIASFKLPKVTYGPNVIRWKDFIAFGEGRQAPEAPYVGDRTAAITYTGGTTGTPKGVMLTNDSINAVAENFKISAPTFNNGQSFLGIIPMFTSYGLVTGLHMPISKGGRLIIIPKFVPEDFGKLVMKYRPNHMIATPAYCEMMLSSKEVKGKDLSFIYTLGSGRDNISRGLEDWMLSEMKSHNMPYRLSQGYGMSEVSSTATASFLDIYKPGTVGAPCPLSIVGIFDTETGKELGYNETGEICMAGPIIMKGYWKEPEETAEIMKKHDDGMTWIHSGDLGFLDEDGFLHVMGRLKRMIARFDGHKVFPTTLENLLTYHDHVVNCAVIGVKDLDHRIGHMPLALVELEPGCDKDAVRKELLKVCDEDVEDRGKPVDVIVVDSIPLTSMGKNDNIALEKIYGEYRYK, encoded by the coding sequence ATGACCACACCGTCCGAGGAACGCGTATGGATGTCCCTGTATTCACCGGACATCCCTCCCATGCCGGAGATGTCCGCATACCGTTACATCAGGACATCCAATGCCAACAGGGAGGATGAGGTCGTCCTAGACTTCTTCGGTTCTTCCATCAAACATTCGGAACTTTGGGATATGATAGAGAGGATAGCCGCATCGCTCGACGCGATCGGCATCAAGGAGGATGACGTGATTACGCTGGTGACCGTTGCCGTCCCGGAATCGATTGCACTGTTCTATGCGCTCAACAAGATCGGTGCAACTGCCAACACGATCGACCCTAGGATGGACCGCGAGAGCATTCTCCAACGTGCCGAGACCTCCGGGATCAAGAAGGCATTCGTACTGGATGCCGTCTATGAAAGGGCCGGGAACGTCCTGACCAAGAACGGCTACACGCTCTATGTCATCCCCTCCACGGGCAGCGTCAGCGCATTGAAGCGCATGATAGCGAGCTTCAAGCTCCCCAAGGTCACCTATGGACCTAACGTCATCAGATGGAAGGATTTCATAGCCTTCGGAGAGGGTCGCCAGGCACCGGAAGCGCCGTACGTCGGCGACCGCACCGCCGCGATAACTTACACCGGCGGGACCACCGGGACGCCGAAGGGCGTCATGCTCACCAACGATTCGATAAACGCGGTCGCGGAGAACTTCAAGATCAGTGCACCGACCTTCAACAACGGCCAGTCGTTCCTCGGCATCATACCGATGTTCACATCCTACGGACTGGTCACCGGACTTCACATGCCGATATCAAAGGGCGGAAGGCTCATCATCATACCCAAATTTGTCCCGGAGGACTTCGGGAAACTCGTGATGAAGTATCGTCCCAACCATATGATAGCCACCCCCGCTTACTGCGAGATGATGCTCAGCAGCAAGGAGGTCAAAGGGAAGGACCTATCGTTCATCTATACCCTCGGATCCGGAAGGGACAACATCAGCAGGGGTCTGGAGGACTGGATGCTGAGCGAGATGAAGTCGCACAACATGCCTTACAGGCTCTCCCAGGGATACGGCATGTCGGAGGTGTCCTCCACTGCTACGGCTTCGTTCCTTGATATTTACAAACCAGGGACCGTGGGTGCGCCCTGTCCGCTATCCATCGTCGGCATCTTCGATACCGAGACAGGCAAAGAATTGGGATACAACGAGACAGGCGAGATCTGCATGGCCGGACCCATCATCATGAAGGGATACTGGAAGGAGCCCGAGGAGACTGCCGAGATCATGAAGAAGCATGATGACGGAATGACCTGGATACACTCGGGAGACCTGGGATTCCTCGACGAGGATGGGTTCCTGCATGTCATGGGCCGTCTGAAGAGGATGATCGCCAGGTTCGACGGCCATAAGGTCTTTCCAACGACCCTTGAGAACCTCCTGACCTATCACGACCATGTCGTCAACTGCGCCGTCATCGGCGTGAAGGATCTGGACCACAGGATCGGCCACATGCCTCTAGCGCTGGTCGAGCTGGAGCCGGGCTGCGATAAGGATGCGGTTCGCAAGGAGCTCCTGAAGGTCTGCGACGAGGATGTCGAGGACCGTGGAAAGCCGGTGGACGTCATCGTCGTCGATTCCATTCCCCTCACCAGCATGGGCAAGAACGACAACATCGCCCTCGAGAAGATCTACGGGGAATATCGTTACAAGTGA
- a CDS encoding SMR family transporter: MNSAWWWVIAGGIVEAIYTTFMGLANGMTDIVYTVLGFSLSIVGTVLLNGGLKRGLQMGASYAVWVGVGVVGAAIADILVFNNGLNILGYMFLALTMGGIVGLNLKSDKLPERA; this comes from the coding sequence ATGAACTCAGCATGGTGGTGGGTAATCGCGGGAGGTATCGTCGAAGCGATATACACGACGTTCATGGGTCTTGCCAACGGTATGACCGACATCGTCTACACCGTATTGGGATTCTCCCTCAGCATCGTAGGCACGGTCCTGCTCAACGGCGGACTCAAGCGCGGACTGCAGATGGGTGCTAGCTATGCGGTATGGGTCGGTGTCGGCGTCGTAGGAGCTGCGATAGCAGACATCCTTGTGTTCAACAACGGCCTGAACATACTAGGATACATGTTCTTGGCCCTCACCATGGGCGGTATCGTAGGTCTAAATCTCAAGAGCGACAAGCTCCCGGAGAGGGCCTGA
- a CDS encoding aminotransferase class V-fold PLP-dependent enzyme — MTKPMITHRCKEYKELHAGIVEKIQKALNTDMDVFLVGGSATVMLEAAIRNGVNSNSLGLTNGSFGNRSIELGELNGKNVTKVQVPWGQAMKPEHIAGKVTKDIEAVHWVSNESSTGVFSDSLALTKEIKAQNPDALTMIDAVTSAFAMDLKVKDLDADSIVFGTQKALALPPGLAIMLCSERLLEKAKTVPNRGFYGDLLKIKKQADVDYALTTPPVSLMYALDYQLDKALAEGMQNRYARHQEMADMVRNWADKKLHGVFPEKGYQSNSIGVLNKGDMDFDAFSSKLKAKGYEISNGYGDVKETTFRIGHMGDTTPAMVKELLSVMDEVLEE; from the coding sequence ATGACAAAACCTATGATCACACACCGCTGCAAGGAGTACAAGGAGCTCCACGCAGGAATCGTTGAGAAGATTCAGAAGGCTCTCAACACCGATATGGACGTGTTCCTTGTCGGAGGATCCGCCACGGTGATGCTGGAGGCAGCCATCAGGAACGGCGTTAACAGCAACTCCCTCGGACTGACGAACGGTTCGTTCGGTAACAGGTCCATCGAGCTCGGGGAGCTCAACGGCAAGAACGTGACCAAGGTCCAGGTCCCTTGGGGGCAGGCCATGAAGCCAGAGCACATCGCCGGCAAGGTCACAAAGGACATCGAGGCCGTCCACTGGGTGAGCAACGAGTCCTCCACAGGAGTGTTCAGCGACTCCCTCGCCCTTACCAAGGAGATCAAGGCCCAGAACCCCGATGCGCTCACGATGATCGATGCGGTCACATCCGCATTCGCCATGGACCTCAAGGTGAAGGACCTTGACGCTGATTCCATCGTCTTCGGAACCCAGAAGGCCCTCGCCCTTCCCCCCGGACTCGCGATCATGCTTTGCTCGGAGAGGCTCCTGGAGAAGGCTAAGACCGTTCCCAACCGCGGATTCTACGGCGACTTATTGAAGATCAAGAAGCAGGCGGACGTCGACTATGCACTTACGACTCCCCCTGTATCCCTCATGTACGCCCTCGACTACCAGCTGGACAAGGCTCTGGCAGAGGGCATGCAGAACAGGTATGCGAGGCACCAGGAGATGGCCGACATGGTCAGGAACTGGGCCGACAAGAAACTGCACGGAGTCTTCCCCGAGAAGGGATACCAGTCCAATTCGATCGGTGTCCTCAACAAGGGCGATATGGACTTCGATGCTTTCAGTTCCAAGCTGAAGGCCAAGGGATACGAGATATCCAACGGCTACGGCGATGTCAAGGAGACCACATTCAGGATCGGGCACATGGGAGACACCACGCCCGCTATGGTGAAGGAGCTCCTGTCCGTAATGGACGAGGTATTGGAGGAATGA